The following are encoded in a window of Cryptococcus neoformans var. neoformans B-3501A chromosome 13, whole genome shotgun sequence genomic DNA:
- a CDS encoding hypothetical protein (Similar to gi|13161942|emb|CAC32998.1| putative DMC1 protein [Pleurotus ostreatus], FASTA scores: opt: 1335, E(): 7.8e-82, (64.630% identity (86.495% similar) in 311 aa overlap (18-328:36-346))) has product MIGRAGGVSPPTIHPHCLSQTGINALDIAKLKSAGIVTILGVAQTPRKNLLKIKGLSEAKVEKLKETCTKILPPAFLTGTEIADRRANVVYITTGSKSVDAMLGGGIATQSITEVFGEYRTGKTQLCHTLCVSTQLPEDQGGGSGKVAYIDTEGTFRPDRVRAVADRFGVDSNMALDNVLCARAWSSEHQCDLLVDLAIRFVEERAYKLLIVDSIMNLFRQDYSGRGELSERQQKLNQFLARLQKLAEEFNIAIVLTNQVQADPGAAAMFAAASSAKPVGGHILAHASATRIALRKGRGDERIAKLQDSPDMPEGEATYTLRTGGWEDPS; this is encoded by the exons ATGATCGGACGGGCAGGTGGCGTTTCGCCTCCCACTATTCATCCTCACTGCCTCTCACAGACC GGTATCAACGCCTTAGATATCGCCAAGCTCAAATCAGCGGGCATCGTTACTATCCTCGGTGTCGCCCAAACCCCTCGAAAGAACTTGCTGAAGATTAAG GGTCTGTCCGAAGCCAAGGTTGAAAAACTCAAG GAAACATGCACTAAAATCCTC CCCCCCGCTTTTCTCACTGGCACAGAAATTGCAGACCGTCGAGCCAACGTCGTCTACATAACAACCGGATCCAAGTCAGTTGATGCTATGTTAGGTGGAGGAATCGCTACTCAAAGCATCACGGAAGTGTTCGGCGAATATAGAACTGGAAAG ACCCAGCTTTGTCATACCTTGTGCGTCTCTACTCAGCTACCCGAAGATCAAGGTGGTGGTAGCGGTAAAGTTGCTTATATCGATACGGA AGGTACCTTCCGACCTGACCGAGTCCGCGCTGTAGCAGACCGCTTCGGCGTCGACTCCAACATGGCTCTTGATAACGTTCTTTGCGCACGAGCCTGGAGCTCCGAACATCAGTGTGATTTACTGGTAGATCTGGCCATTCGCTTTGTAGAAGAACGGGCATACAAGTTATTGATCGTGGATAGTATCATGAACCTTTTTC GTCAAGATTACTCGGGCCGAGGTGAACTTTCCGAAAGACAGCAG AAACTAAACCAGTTCCTCGCACGTCTTCAAAAGCTCGCGGAAGAGTTCAACATTGCAATCGTCTTAACCAATCAAGTACAGGCTGACCCAGGT GCTGCTGCAATGTTCGCTGCTGCATCCAGCGCCAAGCCCGTAGGAGGCCACATTCTCGCCCATGC CTCTGCAACTCGTATTGCACTCCGTAAAGGTCGAGGAGACGAACGTATTGCCAAGCTGCAAGACTCGCCTGATATGCCCGAGGGAGAAGCCACCTATACTCTTCGTACCGG GGGCTGGGAAGACCCAAGCTAA